A stretch of the Haloarcula ordinaria genome encodes the following:
- a CDS encoding long-chain fatty acid--CoA ligase — translation MPGGSPQTLGPFLWRAANLYPDTEIVSRTHEGMVRYDYATYADRTAQLANALDAAGYGDGDRLATFCWNHHRHFETYFGVPGIGAQLHTINPLLPDEHIQYIVENAADRTIFVDESFLPKLEGAVADDPDPFSTVDRYVVMGESMPETDLEAVAYDSFLEGHDTEYDWPELDEDQPAGLCYTSGTTGRPKGVEYTQQMLWAHTMAIQQPQGIPLDDDDVMMPVVPMFHVNAWGLPFSATAGGAKHVYPGPQPSPEDLATLIEEEGVTVTAGVPTVWLGLMEHVKEHDTDLSSLDRLVVGGSAAPEAMIRFFDDHDVELVHAWGMTETAPVGSVAHLKGNLEDADYDTQVEKRSKQGLITPGLEFRVVGDDGEAVAWDGEAFGELLVRGPWVTREYFARPDATEAEFEDGYLKTGDVVTVDEDGYIKIVDRAKDVIKSGGEWISSVELENELMAHDDVTEAAVIGVPHERWQERPLALVVPTEGTDTDALADDLREHVLDSYPKWWVPDNFVTIDEMPKTATGKFSKKTLREEYGDASLVEGRVPEDAAPE, via the coding sequence ATGCCAGGAGGCTCACCCCAGACGCTGGGACCGTTCCTGTGGCGCGCGGCGAACCTGTATCCCGACACGGAGATCGTCTCCCGAACGCACGAGGGGATGGTCAGGTACGACTACGCCACGTACGCCGACCGGACGGCGCAGTTGGCCAACGCGCTCGACGCGGCGGGCTACGGTGACGGCGACCGGCTGGCGACGTTCTGCTGGAACCACCATCGGCACTTCGAGACGTACTTCGGCGTCCCCGGCATCGGCGCGCAGTTGCACACTATCAACCCGCTCCTGCCCGACGAGCACATCCAGTACATCGTCGAGAACGCCGCCGACAGGACCATCTTCGTCGACGAGTCGTTCCTGCCGAAACTGGAGGGCGCGGTGGCCGACGACCCCGACCCGTTCTCGACGGTCGACCGCTACGTCGTGATGGGCGAGTCGATGCCGGAGACGGACCTCGAGGCCGTCGCCTACGACTCGTTCCTCGAGGGCCACGACACCGAGTACGACTGGCCCGAACTCGACGAGGACCAGCCCGCCGGCCTCTGTTACACCTCGGGAACGACAGGCCGTCCGAAGGGTGTCGAGTACACCCAGCAGATGCTCTGGGCGCATACGATGGCGATTCAGCAACCCCAGGGCATCCCGCTGGACGACGACGACGTGATGATGCCCGTCGTCCCGATGTTCCACGTCAACGCCTGGGGCCTCCCGTTCTCGGCGACGGCCGGCGGGGCCAAGCACGTCTACCCCGGCCCCCAGCCGAGTCCCGAGGACCTCGCGACACTCATCGAGGAGGAGGGCGTCACCGTGACGGCGGGCGTCCCGACGGTTTGGCTCGGACTGATGGAACATGTCAAGGAGCACGACACCGACCTCTCCTCGCTGGACCGCCTCGTCGTCGGCGGGAGCGCGGCGCCCGAGGCGATGATTCGCTTCTTCGACGACCACGACGTCGAACTCGTCCACGCCTGGGGGATGACAGAGACGGCCCCCGTCGGCTCGGTCGCACACCTGAAAGGCAACTTGGAGGACGCGGACTACGACACACAGGTCGAAAAGCGGAGCAAGCAGGGTCTCATCACGCCCGGCTTGGAGTTCCGCGTCGTCGGCGACGACGGCGAGGCGGTGGCCTGGGACGGCGAGGCGTTCGGCGAACTGCTGGTCCGCGGGCCGTGGGTCACGCGGGAGTACTTCGCCCGGCCCGACGCGACCGAAGCCGAGTTCGAGGACGGCTACCTGAAGACCGGCGACGTGGTGACCGTCGATGAGGACGGCTACATCAAGATCGTCGACCGCGCGAAAGACGTCATCAAGAGCGGCGGCGAGTGGATCTCCTCGGTGGAACTGGAGAACGAACTGATGGCCCACGACGACGTGACGGAGGCCGCCGTCATCGGCGTCCCCCACGAGCGCTGGCAGGAACGCCCCCTCGCGCTCGTGGTCCCGACCGAGGGGACAGACACCGACGCCCTGGCCGACGACCTCCGCGAGCACGTGCTCGACTCGTACCCAAAGTGGTGGGTGCCGGACAACTTCGTGACTATCGACGAGATGCCGAAGACGGCGACCGGGAAGTTCAGCAAGAAGACGCTGCGAGAGGAGTACGGCGACGCCTCGCTGGTCGAGGGCCGGGTCCCGGAGGACGCCGCGCCGGAGTGA
- a CDS encoding pyridoxal phosphate-dependent aminotransferase, with translation MTFEPAERVDQVPPSGIRRFFELAEEMDDIISLGVGEPDFSAPWAAREAAIASLERGQTSYTANRGKRELRERIARFEADKHALQYDPDEEILVTAGASEGLDLAFRSLLDPGDAIAVVQPCYVSYVPDATFAGAEVVDVPTRAEDEFKLTREVLESSGAAEADALVYCYPNNPTGATMTGDELAEVAAFCREHDLVVFADEIYADLTYEHEHTSIATLPGMRERTVVFNGFSKAFAMTGFRLGYAMAPPEAIEAMNRVHQYTMLSAPTTAQYAAIEALDTCWDEVQEMTAQYDRRRKYVLSRFADMGIECFEAAGAFYAFPECPWDDADEFAEALLQSEGVAVVPGTAFGEGGDGHLRVSYATGLPDLKEAMARMESFLG, from the coding sequence ATGACGTTCGAACCAGCCGAGCGGGTCGACCAGGTCCCACCGTCGGGAATCCGCCGCTTCTTCGAGCTGGCCGAGGAGATGGACGACATCATCTCGCTCGGGGTCGGCGAGCCGGACTTCTCGGCGCCGTGGGCCGCCCGCGAGGCGGCCATCGCCTCGCTGGAGCGGGGCCAGACGTCCTACACCGCCAACCGCGGGAAGCGTGAACTGCGCGAGCGCATCGCCCGGTTCGAGGCGGACAAGCACGCGCTCCAGTACGACCCCGACGAGGAGATCCTCGTCACTGCGGGCGCCAGTGAGGGACTGGACCTCGCCTTCCGGTCGCTGCTCGACCCCGGCGACGCCATCGCCGTAGTCCAGCCCTGTTACGTCTCGTACGTTCCGGACGCTACCTTCGCCGGCGCGGAGGTCGTCGACGTCCCGACCCGGGCCGAAGACGAGTTCAAGCTGACCCGCGAGGTGCTCGAGTCGTCGGGGGCGGCCGAGGCCGACGCGCTTGTCTACTGCTACCCGAACAACCCGACCGGTGCGACGATGACCGGCGACGAGCTCGCCGAGGTGGCGGCGTTCTGCCGCGAGCACGACCTCGTGGTGTTCGCCGACGAAATCTACGCCGACCTCACCTACGAACACGAACACACGTCCATCGCGACGCTGCCGGGGATGCGCGAGCGGACCGTCGTCTTCAACGGCTTCTCGAAGGCCTTCGCGATGACGGGGTTCCGACTCGGCTACGCGATGGCGCCGCCGGAGGCCATCGAGGCGATGAACCGCGTCCACCAGTACACGATGCTCTCGGCGCCGACGACGGCCCAGTACGCCGCCATCGAGGCGCTGGACACCTGCTGGGACGAGGTCCAGGAGATGACGGCCCAGTACGACCGCCGCCGCAAGTACGTCCTCTCGCGCTTTGCGGACATGGGCATCGAGTGTTTCGAGGCCGCCGGCGCGTTCTACGCGTTCCCGGAGTGTCCGTGGGACGACGCCGACGAGTTCGCCGAGGCGCTGTTGCAGTCCGAGGGCGTCGCCGTCGTCCCGGGGACCGCGTTCGGCGAGGGCGGCGACGGTCACCTGCGGGTCTCCTACGCCACCGGCCTACCGGACCTCAAGGAGGCCATGGCGCGAATGGAGTCGTTCCTCGGGTGA
- a CDS encoding DUF6517 family protein — protein MNRRDYLAAGAGVGAAALSGCSFLAAAERPPPEVPQQRLDEGGWAQTNESSGTVLERDYGPVTLEAVSHTLQYVDQALQTRVADWTLGQVEAALSVFFATRVDFSPNLDNLPAGVGQGEIVDQVKANSRDQFEGQMRDQGLTDIEKTGEGRVAVDTGETAETVEMAAVFPFEGIEFPVTDEAGVAIPSADIEVSALLAVWHHGDFVLVSGGAYPAESFATSVEDDLSEGITVSVDVDLDLTPSAYREEMRGLVAGVQ, from the coding sequence ATGAATCGCCGCGATTACCTCGCCGCGGGCGCGGGTGTCGGTGCCGCCGCGCTCAGTGGCTGTTCGTTCCTCGCCGCAGCAGAGAGGCCACCCCCGGAAGTGCCCCAGCAGCGCCTCGACGAGGGCGGGTGGGCACAGACGAATGAATCGTCCGGGACCGTCCTGGAACGCGACTATGGCCCGGTGACCCTCGAAGCGGTCTCACACACGCTCCAGTACGTCGACCAGGCCCTGCAGACGCGAGTCGCCGACTGGACGCTCGGCCAGGTCGAGGCCGCGCTGTCCGTGTTCTTCGCCACGCGGGTTGACTTCAGCCCCAACCTCGACAACCTCCCGGCTGGCGTCGGCCAGGGAGAAATCGTCGACCAGGTGAAGGCGAACAGTCGCGACCAGTTCGAAGGGCAGATGCGCGACCAGGGACTGACCGACATCGAGAAAACCGGCGAGGGGAGGGTCGCCGTCGACACCGGCGAGACCGCAGAGACGGTCGAGATGGCCGCCGTCTTCCCCTTCGAGGGTATCGAGTTCCCCGTGACTGACGAGGCGGGTGTCGCGATTCCGTCGGCGGACATCGAGGTGTCGGCGCTGCTGGCGGTCTGGCACCACGGCGACTTCGTGCTCGTCTCCGGTGGGGCCTATCCCGCCGAGAGCTTCGCGACGAGCGTCGAAGACGACCTGAGCGAGGGCATCACCGTCTCCGTCGACGTGGACCTCGACCTGACGCCGTCGGCGTACCGCGAGGAGATGCGCGGCCTCGTCGCGGGCGTCCAGTAA
- a CDS encoding chemotaxis protein CheC, whose protein sequence is MSLKIDIRKLGLFNRMAKEGGNTVASHLSQMTGMETQMEITKINFIDLPDIKTHIGDEKQIGISIEMVEKPHGYILFLFSARSAKDLAAGMIGDMGETDPSATGFTDMERSAIQEIGNIMTSGFIDGWANVLNTTIDISTPNFTFGPGSGMVDQLVGDRDSEMALMFDSRVQALDSDINVTVYTFPELEELVELMQEIDV, encoded by the coding sequence ATGAGTTTGAAGATAGATATCCGGAAGCTCGGACTGTTCAACAGGATGGCGAAGGAGGGCGGAAACACGGTCGCCAGCCACCTGAGCCAGATGACGGGGATGGAGACGCAGATGGAGATCACGAAGATCAACTTCATCGACCTTCCGGACATCAAGACCCACATCGGCGACGAGAAACAGATCGGCATCAGCATCGAGATGGTCGAGAAGCCCCACGGTTACATCCTCTTCCTGTTCAGCGCGCGGAGCGCGAAGGACCTCGCGGCCGGGATGATCGGCGATATGGGCGAGACCGACCCCAGCGCGACCGGCTTCACCGACATGGAGCGGTCGGCCATCCAGGAGATTGGCAACATCATGACCTCCGGGTTCATCGACGGCTGGGCGAACGTCCTGAACACGACAATCGACATCTCGACGCCGAACTTCACGTTCGGGCCGGGAAGCGGGATGGTCGACCAGCTCGTGGGCGACCGCGACAGCGAGATGGCGCTGATGTTCGATTCGCGGGTCCAGGCGCTCGACTCGGACATCAACGTGACCGTCTACACGTTCCCCGAGCTCGAGGAACTGGTCGAGCTGATGCAGGAAATCGACGTCTAG
- a CDS encoding Lrp/AsnC family transcriptional regulator has protein sequence MSSRREILDLLRENARYTTEDIARQTDFSVEEVAAAIEEFEEAGIVCGYQAVVDWNAVETDEERVRATVELNVALDRETNYGDIAERIAKFPEVTSLRLVSGDYDFDLEVEGDSMREVSHFISDKIAPIPEITQTVTHYIMESYKEQGMEFGDHDDDDRLSVSP, from the coding sequence ATGAGCAGTCGACGAGAGATTCTGGACCTGCTTCGGGAGAACGCCCGCTACACCACCGAGGACATCGCCCGCCAGACGGACTTCTCCGTCGAGGAGGTAGCGGCGGCTATCGAGGAGTTCGAGGAGGCAGGCATCGTCTGTGGGTACCAGGCTGTCGTCGACTGGAACGCCGTCGAGACCGACGAGGAGCGCGTCCGGGCGACAGTGGAGCTCAACGTCGCGCTGGACCGCGAGACCAACTACGGCGACATCGCAGAGCGCATCGCGAAGTTCCCTGAGGTCACCTCGCTGCGGCTCGTCAGCGGCGACTACGACTTCGACCTGGAGGTGGAGGGCGATTCGATGCGCGAGGTCTCGCACTTCATCAGCGACAAGATCGCGCCCATCCCCGAGATCACCCAGACGGTGACCCACTACATCATGGAGTCCTACAAGGAACAGGGGATGGAGTTCGGCGACCACGACGACGACGATAGACTCTCCGTCTCGCCATGA
- a CDS encoding acyl-CoA dehydrogenase family protein — MELLSTHPVPEHAHDVKQAAREFAAEHIEPNAADYYESGEYPVDILEAGMDAGLVAQDIGEEWGGKGFDLHQILAIAEEFYRADAGIALTLQLASFGAEIVEDHGDESQKEEFLRPVAENEQITGLAVSEPQTGSDMAGMDTTAEKDGDEWVLNGEKYWIGNGVEADWVTVYAKTGDDPNNRYGNYSMFIVPTDTDGYDAEHIPEKMGFRASKQAHIVFDDCRIPEDHLVGVEGAGFYMLAEFFNHGRVIVGGHGLGLAAAAIEEAWEFVHDREAFGRTVDEFQAVQHKLADMHLELQSARTLTWHAADRVANQEDAGYWAALAKTRATEAATDCAEKGMQLHGGRSVLTENRISRVYRDVRIPVIYEGANDIQRNLIYRQAPQ, encoded by the coding sequence ATGGAACTACTCTCGACACACCCGGTTCCGGAACACGCCCACGACGTCAAGCAGGCGGCGCGCGAGTTCGCCGCGGAACACATCGAACCGAACGCCGCCGACTACTACGAGTCGGGAGAGTATCCGGTCGACATCCTCGAAGCCGGGATGGACGCCGGCCTGGTCGCCCAGGACATCGGCGAGGAGTGGGGCGGCAAGGGGTTCGACCTGCACCAGATTCTCGCCATCGCCGAGGAGTTCTACCGCGCCGACGCTGGCATCGCGCTCACGCTACAACTGGCAAGTTTCGGGGCCGAAATCGTCGAGGACCACGGCGACGAGTCGCAAAAAGAGGAGTTCCTCCGCCCGGTCGCCGAGAACGAGCAGATTACCGGCCTGGCCGTCTCGGAACCCCAGACCGGCAGCGACATGGCTGGGATGGACACCACCGCCGAGAAAGACGGCGACGAGTGGGTCCTCAACGGCGAGAAGTACTGGATCGGTAACGGCGTCGAGGCCGACTGGGTGACGGTGTACGCGAAGACCGGAGACGACCCGAACAACCGCTACGGCAACTACTCGATGTTCATCGTCCCCACCGACACCGACGGATACGACGCCGAGCACATCCCGGAGAAAATGGGCTTTCGCGCGTCGAAGCAGGCCCACATCGTCTTCGACGACTGCCGGATTCCCGAGGACCACCTCGTCGGTGTCGAGGGCGCGGGCTTCTACATGCTCGCGGAGTTCTTCAACCACGGTCGGGTCATCGTCGGCGGGCACGGCCTGGGCCTGGCGGCGGCCGCCATCGAGGAAGCCTGGGAGTTCGTGCACGACCGAGAGGCGTTCGGGCGGACCGTCGACGAGTTCCAGGCCGTCCAGCACAAGCTCGCCGACATGCACCTCGAACTGCAGTCCGCGCGGACGCTCACCTGGCACGCCGCCGACCGCGTCGCCAACCAGGAGGACGCCGGCTACTGGGCGGCGCTGGCGAAGACCCGGGCGACAGAGGCCGCGACCGACTGTGCCGAGAAGGGGATGCAGCTCCACGGCGGCCGGTCTGTCCTGACGGAGAACCGCATCTCGCGGGTGTACCGCGACGTCCGCATCCCAGTCATCTACGAGGGCGCCAACGACATCCAGCGGAACCTCATCTACCGGCAGGCCCCGCAGTAA
- a CDS encoding mechanosensitive ion channel family protein, whose product MSRPLGYLSLLLAGLSTLGIVAVQRLGITGSLDGFALSFLLVKLLSALAVGFATYGCYRLVNNAVQRYTPDKRRKQDARNVLRLAFGLVGTFAALGILTQQWLGLLFSLGVVGFAVTFALQQPLFSLLGWVYIMVKRPYQAGDRVAIESSKGDVVEVSFLVTTLWEINGELVSSNQPSGRTITLPNSVVLSSHVKNYTQEEFPFVWNELSVQVAYETDFEFAKETMRAVADDYLGDEMADRIGRYRRNLDATPVELEVQDRPTVNVVQGESWVEFRLRYLVHPRRGQRVKNELYRRVIQAFNESPDRVSFPLGRNR is encoded by the coding sequence GTGAGTCGTCCACTCGGATATCTCTCGCTCCTCCTGGCTGGCCTCTCGACCCTCGGTATCGTCGCCGTCCAGCGCCTCGGGATTACCGGCTCCCTCGACGGGTTCGCGCTCTCCTTCCTCCTCGTGAAGCTGCTGTCGGCGCTCGCCGTCGGGTTCGCGACCTACGGTTGTTATCGTCTCGTCAACAACGCCGTCCAGCGGTACACGCCCGACAAGCGCCGGAAGCAGGACGCGCGGAACGTCCTCCGACTCGCCTTCGGCCTCGTCGGGACGTTCGCCGCGCTCGGCATCCTCACCCAGCAGTGGCTCGGGCTGCTGTTCTCGCTCGGAGTGGTCGGGTTCGCGGTCACGTTTGCCCTCCAGCAACCGCTCTTCTCGCTGCTGGGCTGGGTCTACATCATGGTCAAGCGACCCTACCAGGCCGGCGACCGGGTCGCCATCGAGTCCTCGAAGGGCGACGTCGTCGAGGTGTCGTTCCTGGTGACGACGCTGTGGGAAATAAACGGCGAACTCGTCTCCTCGAACCAGCCCTCGGGACGGACCATCACACTCCCCAACAGCGTGGTCCTCTCCTCGCACGTCAAGAACTACACCCAGGAGGAGTTTCCGTTCGTCTGGAACGAGCTCTCGGTGCAGGTCGCCTACGAGACCGACTTCGAGTTCGCCAAGGAGACGATGCGGGCCGTGGCGGACGACTACCTGGGCGACGAGATGGCGGACCGTATCGGCCGCTACCGACGTAACCTGGACGCGACACCCGTCGAACTCGAAGTGCAAGACCGTCCGACGGTCAACGTCGTGCAGGGGGAGTCCTGGGTGGAGTTCAGGCTCCGGTACCTCGTCCACCCACGGCGCGGTCAGCGGGTGAAAAACGAACTGTACCGCCGTGTCATCCAGGCGTTCAACGAGTCCCCGGACCGAGTCAGTTTCCCGCTCGGCCGCAACCGCTGA
- a CDS encoding BtpA/SgcQ family protein, translating into MNRAQVFGAERPVVGMVHLPALPGAPQHARSRDEIRARATDDATALEAGGVDALIVENFGDAPFYPDSVPPHVVAEMTAVTTAVREAVDVPVGVNVLRNDADAALSVAAATGSRFVRVNVHTGARLTDQGVVEGQAHETLRLRERIDADVAILADVAVKHSAPLADSPLDQQVADAIERELADGLVVSGPGTGESADESDLATVVEARDEVDPSVPVFVGSGVTAESVDELLALADGVIVGTALKRDGLTTNPVTRSRVETLVERAGSAR; encoded by the coding sequence ATGAACCGAGCACAGGTCTTCGGCGCCGAGCGCCCCGTCGTCGGGATGGTCCACCTGCCGGCGCTGCCTGGCGCGCCACAGCACGCGCGTTCCCGTGACGAGATTCGAGCCCGGGCGACCGACGACGCGACGGCACTCGAAGCCGGCGGCGTCGACGCGCTTATCGTCGAGAACTTCGGCGATGCGCCGTTCTACCCGGACAGTGTGCCGCCCCACGTCGTCGCAGAGATGACCGCCGTCACGACAGCCGTCCGTGAGGCCGTCGACGTGCCCGTCGGCGTCAACGTCCTCCGGAACGACGCCGACGCTGCGCTCTCCGTCGCCGCTGCGACGGGTAGTCGGTTCGTCCGTGTCAACGTCCACACCGGCGCTCGCCTCACCGACCAGGGTGTCGTCGAGGGACAGGCCCACGAGACGCTCCGCTTGCGCGAGCGAATCGACGCCGACGTCGCGATACTGGCGGACGTGGCCGTCAAACACTCCGCGCCGCTGGCCGACTCGCCGCTCGACCAGCAGGTCGCCGACGCTATCGAACGCGAGCTGGCCGACGGGCTCGTGGTCTCCGGACCGGGGACCGGGGAGTCGGCCGACGAGTCCGACCTCGCCACCGTCGTCGAGGCACGAGACGAGGTCGACCCATCGGTCCCCGTCTTCGTCGGCAGCGGCGTCACGGCCGAGTCTGTCGACGAACTGCTCGCACTGGCCGATGGCGTTATCGTCGGCACGGCGCTGAAGCGCGACGGCCTGACGACGAACCCCGTGACACGGTCGCGCGTGGAGACGCTGGTCGAGCGAGCGGGGTCCGCGCGGTGA
- a CDS encoding MFS transporter, whose amino-acid sequence MVSDSQSRLVVGLVGGSHVVNHAYFMLLPPIFGPLRSDLGVTDAQLGIALGTVGVVVTAFQLPLGSVSDSRGRKPVLALSLIFGALGALLTAAAQSYVWLLAASVVTGIGIAGHHPAHYPLIGSATTPATRGRAYSVHGFFGVVGFAAPPAIVALFATLGLGWRLAIGTVAVLGGLYGVVALLTFDRYVDDDITAPTRVVSTDASLAQRARSELRSVLSSPAILSLTVLWFVTSMAAWGIKQYTASLLTDVYRIPDPTANFTVSAMLVTGAVVIFGGGWFTDRFSPAPVLLVGYAALVVVAAGLGLGLLPTLGALGLVMVLSATVDGSRPARASLADALSTEDSAGKNFALLTVGISGGAAVAPPVLAAVVERAGVEAAFLVLAGMGAVAIALTAVVLAVAGELPTTGRAASE is encoded by the coding sequence GTGGTCTCGGACTCACAATCCCGCCTCGTCGTCGGCCTCGTCGGCGGGTCCCACGTCGTCAACCACGCCTACTTCATGCTCCTGCCGCCCATCTTCGGCCCGCTCAGGAGCGACCTGGGGGTGACGGACGCACAGCTCGGTATCGCGCTCGGTACCGTCGGTGTGGTCGTCACCGCGTTCCAGCTCCCGCTGGGCTCGGTCTCCGACTCGCGCGGCCGGAAGCCCGTGCTCGCGCTCTCTCTCATCTTCGGTGCGCTCGGGGCGCTCCTGACGGCGGCGGCGCAGTCGTACGTGTGGCTCCTGGCGGCGAGCGTCGTCACCGGTATCGGCATCGCCGGCCACCACCCTGCCCACTACCCGCTCATCGGTTCGGCGACGACGCCGGCGACGCGCGGCCGGGCCTACAGCGTCCACGGGTTCTTCGGCGTCGTCGGCTTCGCGGCGCCGCCCGCCATCGTCGCGCTGTTCGCGACGCTCGGCCTCGGCTGGCGGCTGGCCATCGGGACCGTCGCGGTCCTCGGCGGGCTCTACGGGGTGGTGGCGCTGCTGACGTTCGACCGGTACGTCGACGACGACATCACCGCCCCGACCAGAGTGGTGTCGACGGACGCGTCCCTCGCCCAGCGCGCACGGAGCGAACTCCGCTCGGTGCTCTCCTCGCCGGCCATCCTCTCGCTCACCGTGCTGTGGTTCGTCACCTCGATGGCCGCGTGGGGTATCAAGCAGTACACCGCGAGCCTGCTCACGGACGTGTACCGGATTCCCGACCCGACGGCGAACTTCACGGTCTCGGCCATGCTCGTCACGGGGGCGGTGGTCATCTTCGGCGGCGGGTGGTTCACCGACCGATTCTCGCCGGCCCCGGTGCTCCTGGTCGGGTACGCGGCGCTCGTCGTCGTGGCGGCCGGTCTGGGACTCGGACTTCTCCCGACGCTCGGCGCGCTCGGCCTGGTGATGGTCCTCAGCGCGACCGTCGACGGGAGCCGTCCGGCCCGGGCCTCGCTCGCCGACGCGCTCTCGACCGAAGACTCGGCCGGCAAGAACTTCGCCCTGCTCACCGTGGGCATCTCCGGCGGCGCGGCAGTCGCGCCACCGGTGCTCGCGGCCGTCGTCGAACGAGCCGGCGTCGAGGCGGCGTTCCTGGTCCTCGCGGGCATGGGCGCGGTGGCCATCGCACTGACGGCCGTCGTCCTCGCCGTCGCGGGTGAGCTACCGACGACCGGGCGAGCAGCGAGCGAGTGA
- a CDS encoding thioredoxin family protein — protein sequence MVSLDSDSDVLQHGDAAPSFELAGADGGMHSLDDFTDHEALLVVFTCNHCPYAKAKIPELNRLAKQFPKLAVVGINPNDPEQYPDDSFEMMQEVVAEGTVKYDAYLFDSDQSVAAAYGARCTPDPYLFRNVDGTFELAYHGRLDDATNPDDEPTEREMAAHVETVLDGEDVTAEERPSRGCSIKWKPGNEPDYWDA from the coding sequence ATGGTCTCACTCGATTCCGACTCCGACGTGTTGCAGCACGGCGACGCGGCCCCGTCGTTCGAACTCGCCGGCGCCGACGGCGGGATGCACTCGCTCGACGACTTCACGGACCACGAGGCGCTGCTCGTGGTGTTCACCTGCAACCACTGTCCGTACGCGAAGGCGAAGATTCCAGAGTTGAACCGCCTCGCGAAGCAGTTCCCGAAACTCGCTGTCGTAGGTATCAACCCGAACGACCCGGAGCAGTACCCCGACGACTCCTTCGAGATGATGCAGGAGGTGGTCGCCGAGGGGACCGTCAAGTACGACGCCTACCTCTTCGACTCCGACCAGTCGGTCGCAGCGGCCTACGGGGCTCGCTGCACCCCGGACCCCTATCTGTTCCGCAACGTCGACGGCACCTTCGAGCTGGCCTACCACGGTCGCCTCGACGACGCGACCAACCCCGACGACGAGCCGACGGAGCGGGAGATGGCGGCCCACGTCGAGACGGTGCTCGACGGCGAGGACGTCACCGCCGAGGAACGCCCGTCTCGTGGCTGTTCAATCAAGTGGAAGCCCGGGAACGAACCGGACTACTGGGACGCCTGA
- a CDS encoding O-methyltransferase, with protein MDETPLPEVTEQFARALTPARDDVIAEMDEKADREGFPTVGPAVGGWLRLLARMVDAERVFEFGSGFGYSAYWMAPALPADGQIVLTEIDADELDEARAFLDRGGYADRAVFEHGDAVETVEHYDGPFDVVLVDNEKDRYVEAFEAVREKVPVGGVVVADNTIEAGPLDFDDVRALLAGESVDANATSQGVADYLETVRSDPAFETGLLPLGEGVAVSLRID; from the coding sequence ATGGACGAGACACCGCTCCCCGAGGTCACCGAACAGTTCGCTCGGGCGCTCACGCCCGCCCGGGACGACGTCATCGCGGAGATGGACGAGAAGGCCGACCGCGAGGGGTTCCCGACGGTCGGTCCCGCGGTCGGTGGGTGGCTCCGGCTGCTGGCGCGGATGGTCGACGCCGAGCGCGTCTTCGAGTTCGGCTCCGGCTTCGGCTACTCCGCCTACTGGATGGCGCCAGCGTTGCCGGCCGACGGCCAAATCGTGCTCACCGAAATCGACGCCGACGAACTCGACGAGGCGCGAGCGTTCCTCGACCGGGGTGGGTACGCGGACCGCGCCGTCTTCGAACACGGGGACGCCGTCGAGACAGTCGAGCACTACGACGGGCCGTTCGACGTCGTCCTCGTGGACAACGAGAAGGACCGCTACGTCGAGGCGTTCGAGGCGGTCCGGGAGAAGGTGCCCGTCGGCGGCGTCGTGGTCGCGGACAACACCATCGAGGCCGGACCGCTTGACTTCGACGACGTCCGTGCGCTGCTCGCGGGCGAGTCTGTCGATGCGAACGCCACGAGTCAGGGTGTCGCGGACTACCTCGAGACGGTTCGGTCCGACCCCGCGTTCGAGACGGGGCTGCTCCCGCTGGGCGAGGGTGTCGCCGTGAGTCTGCGTATCGATTGA